GGGCCTTATTTTGCGGCCTGTGCCGCGCCCGAGGGCGGTGCCGACGGCGTTGCGGCATTCAGTTTGCGCCAACGTTCAAGTTCGGCTTCCTGATCAAGGGCCATCGGTGCATAGGCCTGATAATAGAGCGTCTTGCCGGTCAGGCGGTCAAGAAGGCGCCCGTTATGGTCCTTGCGGTATTCCAGATCGGCGGCCGCCAGCTGGCTGCGGATCGCAGGATCCGTGCCTTTACGCATTGCATAGCCGATCAGGGCGCGGTCCGCGCCTGCGGTCGTGCGGGCATTGGAGCTTCCGCCAAGGGCCGCAATCGCATCGGCTTCCGGCGTCGGGTCAACCAGATTGCGCCCGCCCGGCGTCGGCGTCGGCAGGTCATTCAGGTCCGAGGGCATTTGCAGCGACTTGGTCGGCACAATGGCAAACTCGTCCGGACCCGGCCGGTTGGTACGCAGTTTCATCAGTTCGGGCACATTCGACCCGCCACAGGCACCCAGCAAAAGCACCCCTGCAAGGGCGATCCCGAGATTTGATGCTGCCGACATTGGCCACTCCCTCATCGATACTGCCTCGTCATAACCTAAAGTCCAGCGGGCGTCACGCCCCTTTGGACCGTCCTTTTTTGCCGCGCGATTCATTGCCCGTAAAGAGCGCAAGCCCGACCGCGCCAAGGAAGATCGCGATATCCGCCACGTTGAAAGAAAACGGGTTTTGCCAGCCGGGGAGGGAGGTGTTGATGAAATCGGCCACGGCTCCGTAGAAAATGCGGTCGATCACATTGCCCAAAGCCCCGCCGATCAGCAGTCCGGCGGAGGCTTGCACCTTGGCCGTTTGCGGTTTGCGCGCGATCCAGATGGCGACCCAGACGGAAATCATCAGGGCCAAGGCGATCAGCAGGATGCGCGTATAGTCGGTATCGCCGGAGAACAGCCCGAAATTCACGCCCCTGTTCCACGCCATGCGAAAGTTCAGGAAAGGAGGCAGCACCTCGATGGCATAGCGCTGGTCGAGCTGCATCAGATGCACCACGATATATTTCGAGGCCTGATCGAGCACCAGAACGACCAAGGCCCAGAGAGTTGCCAAACGCATGCGTGATCCCTTTTACAATCATCCCCCTATGCCCCGAAAGCGGGGGCGGGGGCAAGAGATCTAGGGCCTGGATGGCGTTTTGGTGATGGGGGACGGGTGTTTCTTCGATGAGCGCAGGAGCCAGATGCCAAGCGCGAGCCCTGCGCCGCCAAGGCCGAGCGGTAGACCGATAAACATCGCGAGGAGCAGAGCCTCTTCCCCTTTGCTGCATCCGGTCGCGCTGCCGAAGGCACAGCCTTGTCCGGCAATTCGAGGGCCAAAAAGCAGGGTGGCAAGGCAAAGCGGAAAGGTAATGGCGATCAGGATATAGCCGACAAAGCGTTTCATTGAAATCCGTTTGGAAAAAGGCGGACCCTGAGGCCCGCCTTTGGCGGATTAGTGACGGAAGTGGCGCATGCCGGTGAAGACCATCGCCAGACCGCGCTCGTTGGCGGCGTCGATGACTTCCTGGTCGCGCATCGAGCCACCCGGCTGGATGATCGCAGTGGCGCCTGCTTCGGCTGCGGTGATCAGACCGTCGGCGAAGGGGAAGAAGGCGTCCGAGGCCACGACCGAGCCGATGGTCGGGGTCTTGTCGAAACCGCAGGCTTCCTGCATGTCTTCGGCCTTGCGTGCGGCAATGCGGGTGCTGTCCACGCGGCTCATCTGGCCTGCGCCCACGCCCACAGTTGCGCCGTCCTTGACGTAGATGATCGCATTCGACTTGACGTGTTTCGCGACTTTCCACGCGAACAGCAGGTCTTGCAGTTCCTGCTCCGAGGGCTTGCGCTCGGTCACGACCTTCAGGTCGTCCAGCGTGATGATGCCGTTATCCTTGTCCTGCACCAGAAGGCCACCGGCCACTTGGCGGTAGGTGGTGATCGGCGCATAGACATCCGGCAGGCCGCCGGTTTCCAAAAGACGCACGTTCTTCTTCTTGGCGATGACCTCTTTGGCGGCGTCATCGACAGCAGGCGCGATGATGACTTCCGAGAAGATCTTGGTGATCTCTTCGGCGGTCTCGGCGTCCAGCGTCTGGTTCAGCGCGATGATCCCCCCGAAGGCAGAGGTGCGGTCGCAGTCGAAGGCGCGCTTATAGGCCTCGATCACGGTCTCGCCGGTGGCCACGCCACAGGGGTTTGCGTGTTTGATGATCGCAACGGCGGGCTTTTCGGTGCCGAATTCCGACACCAGCTCGAAGGCCGCATCGGTGTCGTTGATGTTATTGTAGGACAGTTCCTTGCCCTGAAGCTGCTTGGCCGTCGCCACGCCCGGACGGTTCGTGCCATCCAGATAGAAGGCCGCCTGCTGGTGCGGGTTCTCGCCATAGCGCAGGGTCTGCGCGATGGTGCCAGCGAAGGCACGGCGGCGCGGGGCTTTCTCGCCGATGGCGCCTGCCATCCAGGTGGAAACAGCCGCATCATAGGCTGCGGTGCGGGCATAGGCGATCTGCGCCAGCTTCTGACGGAAGGGCAGGGTGGTCGCACCGTCATTCTCGTCCAGTTCTTTCAGAACCGCGTCGTAATCTTCCACATCGACCACGGTCGCCACGAAACCGTGGTTCTTGGCCGCTGCACGGATCATTGCCGGACCGCCGATATCGATATTCTCGATGCAGTCGTCATATGCCGCGCCTTTGGCGACGGTCGCCTCGAACGGGTAGAGATTCACCACGAGCAGGTCGATATTCAGGA
The sequence above is drawn from the Thioclava sp. GXIMD4216 genome and encodes:
- a CDS encoding DUF3035 domain-containing protein, which codes for MSAASNLGIALAGVLLLGACGGSNVPELMKLRTNRPGPDEFAIVPTKSLQMPSDLNDLPTPTPGGRNLVDPTPEADAIAALGGSSNARTTAGADRALIGYAMRKGTDPAIRSQLAAADLEYRKDHNGRLLDRLTGKTLYYQAYAPMALDQEAELERWRKLNAATPSAPPSGAAQAAK
- the lspA gene encoding signal peptidase II; translation: MRLATLWALVVLVLDQASKYIVVHLMQLDQRYAIEVLPPFLNFRMAWNRGVNFGLFSGDTDYTRILLIALALMISVWVAIWIARKPQTAKVQASAGLLIGGALGNVIDRIFYGAVADFINTSLPGWQNPFSFNVADIAIFLGAVGLALFTGNESRGKKGRSKGA
- the purH gene encoding bifunctional phosphoribosylaminoimidazolecarboxamide formyltransferase/IMP cyclohydrolase, whose protein sequence is MTRSVPLTRALISVSDKTGLIDFARALSARGVELLSTGGTAKALREAGMSVRDVAEVTGFPEMMDGRVKTLHPKVHGGLLALRDNEEHLAAMKEHDILNIDLLVVNLYPFEATVAKGAAYDDCIENIDIGGPAMIRAAAKNHGFVATVVDVEDYDAVLKELDENDGATTLPFRQKLAQIAYARTAAYDAAVSTWMAGAIGEKAPRRRAFAGTIAQTLRYGENPHQQAAFYLDGTNRPGVATAKQLQGKELSYNNINDTDAAFELVSEFGTEKPAVAIIKHANPCGVATGETVIEAYKRAFDCDRTSAFGGIIALNQTLDAETAEEITKIFSEVIIAPAVDDAAKEVIAKKKNVRLLETGGLPDVYAPITTYRQVAGGLLVQDKDNGIITLDDLKVVTERKPSEQELQDLLFAWKVAKHVKSNAIIYVKDGATVGVGAGQMSRVDSTRIAARKAEDMQEACGFDKTPTIGSVVASDAFFPFADGLITAAEAGATAIIQPGGSMRDQEVIDAANERGLAMVFTGMRHFRH